The Hymenobacter sp. DG25A nucleotide sequence CAGAATGCTGGACACGATTTCCGAGTCCGAGAAGTTCATCTGGCAGCCGTAGCTTTCAATATATAGCTTGCGCTTACGGCCCGTGCTGGTGGCGGCACTCACGCGCACCTCCCCAGACGGGGTTTCGGCATGCGTGGTAGCGTCGGTGCTCGGGGTGGGCAGCGTAGGCGTATCGAGGAAGTCGAGGGTAATCAGCGGTTGGGACATGGGTGTTCGTCGCAGGGTCAGCTTCACAGCTCGTGAGCACGGCAAAGGTAGCGGTTTTAGGACAAAAATGACAGAATGGCAGAGCGGCTGAGCTGGTAAAAGGCCGCTGTTTAGTTGCTTTTTCTGCTTTGCGGAGGCCCGAAGGATAGGGCCGGCCTGAGCTATAAGGCTAATAGAATCTGCTCCTTAGGTTGAGGAAAGGATGCACTTCCCAGGTACCGGGCCAGACGCTTAAAGGCTGGTGGGTAATGGAAAAAATCAGTCAATTGCGGCTCCCAGTACTTCCAGCATAGCCTGAGCTTTCAGCAGGCATTCCTCGTATTCGCGCTCGGGCACAGAATCGTACGTAATGGCTGAGCCGACTTGGAAGCTGAGGTAGCCGGTGTTCTGGCGGTATTGCAGGGAGCGGATAACGACGTTGAAATCGAAGTCGCCGTTGGGCAGCACGTAGCCGATGCTGCCGCTGTAGAGGCCGCGCCGGGTGCGCTCATACTGCTCAATCAGCTGCATAGCCCTTATTTTGGGGGCGCCGGTCATCGAGCCCATAGGGAATGCGGCCAGCAAGATATCAACCACGTCAGTGCCGGGGCGGGCCTGGGCCTGCACAGTGGATATCATCTGCCAGACGTGGCGGAAGGGATACAGGCCGAAGAGTTCCGGCACCTGCACCGAACCGGTTTCAGCCACCCGGGCCAGGTCGTTGCGCACCAAATCCACAATCATCAGATTCTCAGCGCGCTCCTTCTCGTCGTGTAGCAGGGTGTGGCGCTGCTGCGCATCGGTTTCCGGAGTATTGCCGCGGCGGATAGTGCCTTTTATCGGCTGGGAAAGTAGCGTAGCGCCTTCGCGGCGCAGAAACCGCTCGGGCGAGGCGCACAATAGGTAGCGGTCTTCCCATTTGTAAAACCCGGCAAAAGGGGTGGGAGAAGCCGCATTCAGCCGATGGAACATGGCTACCGGCTCCAATAATACCTGTTCGGCATAAAACTCCTGACACAGATTCAGCTCGTATACTTCTCCATTCAAAATATCTTCCTGAATGTTCTGCACGGCCGCTAAATAATCTGCCTTAGGCATGCGGGGGCGCACAGCGGGAATATGGGGTGCTGAATCAGAAAGCTCCGTGCTCAGAATTTCCGCCAATACGGTTGCCGGGCCATGTATTTCCACGCTTTCAGGCAGAAAGCGCAGCCAGATTTCGGCCTCAAAAAAGTGCAGCGCCGGCCATTCTAACCCATCCGGGTGGCCGCTGTGCAGGAGCGGCTCTATTTCGTTCTTTAGCTCATAGGAAAGCATGCCGCAGCGCGGAGCCGGGGTGGGCTGCCGGAGCCAGCCGCGCAGCTCAGCCAGGGAAGATGGCGCATCTGACGGCGTATGCCGCACAGCCAGCAAGTCCCGGAAACCCCCAAAAGGGTAACTCAGCCCATTAGAGCTGTAATAAGCACAACACCGAAACCCGGCGGCCCAGCCAAGTGCCAGCTCCCGGAAACGGGCCGCAGAAACAGGAAGATCAACGTAAGAAACGAAAAGCACGGAGCAAAGGTAGCGCAGAGCCGCCGACCAGTAGTGCCGGCCCCGGCGTGGTTTACTTCAAACCCGCCAGCGCCACTTTAGCTTTGGCATCGGTGCTGTTCTTGTACTCGTGCCGGGGGTAGCTCAGGGCTTTCTGAAAATAGGTGCGGGCCGTATTTTTCTGCCCTTCGGCCAGATATAGGTAGCCGAGCTGCAAGGCCGATTGCGGGGCAAAATAATACGGCGCGGGGCCGGCCAGCGCAATGGTCCGAGCATAGAGCAGGCGGGCCGAGTCCAGCTGCCCCAGACCATGCCAGGCGCGGGCCGCCCGGTAGGGAGCTTCCAGCTGGTCGCGCAACTGGGTGGTGCGGGTGCCGTGGAAGGTGGCCAGCGTGCGCAGGGCCTCGCGGTAGTAGCCGCCGTCAATCTGCAGGCGGGCGCGGGTAAGGATGTGGTTCAGCGGGAGCTTATCCTCTACCACCCGCTGGGCGTAGCTGTCTTCTTCCACCACGGTGCGCCCGCCATCATTAATCTGCCCGTAATACTGCCTAGCTGCGGGGGCATCATTCGAGAGCCAGGCGGCCAGGTACAGCTTAAAGGCAGCGTCCTTGCGGTAGTGCTGGCCCCGGTTTTCGCGCAGGAACTGCAGATTCTCCCGCTCGGAGGCCGCGTAAATGCCCTGGTACAGGAGCAGGTCGGCGGCCATGTGGTGCAGGTAGGGCACGGCCAGGTAAGCCGGGCCGGTGGGGCGGGTGCGGAAGGCAGCCAGGGCCTGGTCAGTCTGGTGCTGTTTTTTATGCAGGCTGATGAGCAGGTAGCTGAACAGCAGATTGTCGGGTTGCTGAGCCGCTAAACTGGTGGCCAGCTGAACGGCCTCCTCGCTTTTCTTGAAGTAGGTTTCCTCCACCAAAGCCAGGATAATGCGGGTTTCGGGCTGAAACTCGTGGGGCTGCCGGGCGGCCGTGCGCAGGTTTTGGAGCCCGGCCTCTACGCTGCCCGGCAAGCCCAGCAGCTTCAAAAACCAGCGGTAGCCCTCCGGCAGGGAGCCGATAAAGAACTGCAGCATGCCCAGCGTTTTGCGGGCCGGCAGAAAGTTAGGATACTGCCGCACCGCGTCCTGCATTTGCAGATACGCCTGCCGCAGACTCCAGGCACCCTGAATTTCGTGCTGAAAAGCTACCTGCGCCGCTGCCTGATGCAACCGGATTTCAGCCAGGGTATACGCCCGCAAGGCGGAACGCTCTTGAGATTTAGCCAGCAAGGCCAGCCGCTTGTCCTGCTTCTGAATTACGCCTTCATACAGCCGGGCATCCTGCGAAATCATCAACTCCGTCAAATCAATGCCATCGGCTACCAGCAGGGTGCCGGCACTGACGGGCGCGCGGAGCAGCTCGGGCTGAAGGCGGGCGCGGGCAGTGGAAATGCGCAGCTTCAGGAGCTCGGTGTAAGCCTGCCGGGCCGTGGGCGTGAGGGGCCAGTTATAGGAAGGGGGGCGTACTGCCTCCGGCAGCTCCTGCCGGGCCAGGGCCGTTGTGGCCAGCAGCAGGCATAGCAACCCAAGCACCAAGCCCGAAATCAGGCTTAGGCAGGATGAAACGGAACGGGCTGCTGACGGCGGATAAGACACGAGGGCACTGAATAGCAACAAAAAAGGAACGGCACAACACCGTTCCTTTTTCTGTAGTACTGATTACCGGTTGGGTATCAATTACACGTTTTTCACTTCCACGTCGGCCAGTACGCGGCCGCAGTGCTCGCACACGATGATTTTCTTGTGGGCGATGATATCGGCCTGGCGCTGGGGGGGCACTGTGTTAAAGCAGCCGCCGCAGGCGTCACGCTTCACCGTTACCACGGCCAGGCCGTTGCGTACGTTGCCGCGGATTCGGGTGTAAGCCATCAACAGCCGGTCCTCGATAGGCTTCACAGCCTTCT carries:
- a CDS encoding DUF3808 domain-containing protein produces the protein MLGLLCLLLATTALARQELPEAVRPPSYNWPLTPTARQAYTELLKLRISTARARLQPELLRAPVSAGTLLVADGIDLTELMISQDARLYEGVIQKQDKRLALLAKSQERSALRAYTLAEIRLHQAAAQVAFQHEIQGAWSLRQAYLQMQDAVRQYPNFLPARKTLGMLQFFIGSLPEGYRWFLKLLGLPGSVEAGLQNLRTAARQPHEFQPETRIILALVEETYFKKSEEAVQLATSLAAQQPDNLLFSYLLISLHKKQHQTDQALAAFRTRPTGPAYLAVPYLHHMAADLLLYQGIYAASERENLQFLRENRGQHYRKDAAFKLYLAAWLSNDAPAARQYYGQINDGGRTVVEEDSYAQRVVEDKLPLNHILTRARLQIDGGYYREALRTLATFHGTRTTQLRDQLEAPYRAARAWHGLGQLDSARLLYARTIALAGPAPYYFAPQSALQLGYLYLAEGQKNTARTYFQKALSYPRHEYKNSTDAKAKVALAGLK
- the pabB gene encoding aminodeoxychorismate synthase component I; this encodes MLFVSYVDLPVSAARFRELALGWAAGFRCCAYYSSNGLSYPFGGFRDLLAVRHTPSDAPSSLAELRGWLRQPTPAPRCGMLSYELKNEIEPLLHSGHPDGLEWPALHFFEAEIWLRFLPESVEIHGPATVLAEILSTELSDSAPHIPAVRPRMPKADYLAAVQNIQEDILNGEVYELNLCQEFYAEQVLLEPVAMFHRLNAASPTPFAGFYKWEDRYLLCASPERFLRREGATLLSQPIKGTIRRGNTPETDAQQRHTLLHDEKERAENLMIVDLVRNDLARVAETGSVQVPELFGLYPFRHVWQMISTVQAQARPGTDVVDILLAAFPMGSMTGAPKIRAMQLIEQYERTRRGLYSGSIGYVLPNGDFDFNVVIRSLQYRQNTGYLSFQVGSAITYDSVPEREYEECLLKAQAMLEVLGAAID